A window from Hymenobacter volaticus encodes these proteins:
- a CDS encoding sensor histidine kinase, with translation MKLFRSLPLALLLAALLCFVGAYLGNKYGQVPGVLLRTDAARLQRLVMDAETDAEQEAAAVAAQVQAGKLNFENLVEQTTYPCFIFRGNQLLYWSDHTVRPNRSNAQQDFHEKLVVMQFGHYLALRHVAGPYVVLTYIPLEESYGISNRYLREGAERALFRGLNLRLVADGGRSSLPRLYSNEGNYLFSLESLQPNPVAVKYLPLALMLLGLGLYIAAWVIWGRRLFQAQRELAGALIVVVPLGVLRAMLLHFGLPFSFIELSLFNPRVYAASWLSPSLGDLLINALLLTVAAGYALVLFQRYRVGQWPERVTQVHTRVMLGAVLVFSFFGLLELLFEFYSNCFSNSQIIVDVTQDISVSGFKALLCLAIVLHTGAYLAGFYVLAQLFEATVRIETRRFGVISLGLSALVVLPIGIALGQVDYVLLGITVLFFFFLRLTSLRSVAAMIPYQTYLFLFLMLSISSAVGALALFEHFDRQLMLNKQTLAGNLLVENDLEGEFLLNERGHEMAADHLLRTMILRTMLPGPVVNAEMVRQRIVKHYLRDYFDKYEIAVSIFNPAGKPIGGEPNSETLPEMRSRLLRSATRTDQLNLFLVRGSNSFSTRRYVDFITVPTAKGSTTVLLELTLKKLTTYSVVPELLVDQKFFQPGLGADLSYAGYENDQLVYSEGDYDYINRLTPELYQNPRLYQTGLVVGRFHHFALRDETQQRTVVVTTATYGFADWLSNFSFLFLLHAFFVLVSSGFYLLGQGAYLDVFRTNFSTKIQLFLNLGIMLPLVVVSVATISQVKNSYQRDLRRTYERRGRAVQDNLLENSRLLADSASRADLLALADNVSALTETDLNLYDSHGNLLVSSQPIIFESGLLGELMNPQAVAGLKEQVKPRVLLVERAGSLSFNTLYLPLRAAADADERASAVLGYVGIPFFDSEKDLDNKLVDLIAIILNTFTVMFILFLVLAFVASRVLTNPLKLLTEKLKQTTLTGQNEMLDYQSNDEIGLLVREYNTMLLKLEQSKQELAVQEKEAAWREMARQVAHEIKNPLTPMKLSLQFLQRAIQDDRPNINELLGKVSQTLITQIDVLTDIATSFSNFTNLPAMRPTRLNVVQVVRRCVELHQGSRPDARITLIMPVGEEPVMVFADENLLVRTFNNLLINALQAVPKERVAVIEVCLQIQLEGRVRIGIQDNGAGISESVREKIFVPNFTTKETGSGIGLAVVKRGIESAGGSIWFETQEGSGTVFYIELPLAG, from the coding sequence TTGAAGCTTTTTCGGTCACTGCCGCTGGCTCTGTTGCTGGCCGCTCTTCTGTGTTTTGTGGGGGCTTACCTGGGCAACAAGTACGGCCAGGTACCCGGCGTACTGCTGCGCACCGATGCGGCCCGATTGCAACGGTTGGTAATGGACGCCGAAACTGATGCCGAGCAGGAAGCTGCAGCCGTAGCCGCACAAGTGCAGGCAGGCAAGCTTAATTTCGAGAATCTAGTAGAGCAAACCACTTACCCTTGCTTTATATTTCGTGGCAACCAGCTTTTGTATTGGTCTGACCATACGGTTCGCCCCAACCGTTCAAATGCCCAGCAAGACTTCCACGAAAAGCTCGTGGTTATGCAGTTTGGGCACTACTTGGCATTACGGCACGTGGCGGGCCCATACGTGGTGCTTACCTACATCCCGCTTGAAGAAAGCTATGGTATAAGCAACCGTTATTTGCGCGAAGGAGCTGAGAGGGCACTATTTCGGGGCCTTAACCTGCGGTTAGTTGCCGATGGCGGCCGATCTAGCCTGCCGAGGCTGTATTCCAATGAAGGCAACTATCTGTTTTCGTTGGAAAGCCTGCAGCCAAATCCCGTAGCGGTTAAGTACTTGCCTCTGGCTTTGATGTTGTTGGGCCTCGGCTTGTACATAGCAGCTTGGGTGATATGGGGAAGGCGCCTTTTCCAGGCACAGCGAGAACTAGCGGGAGCGTTGATTGTGGTGGTGCCGTTGGGAGTACTGCGAGCCATGTTACTGCATTTTGGCTTGCCTTTCTCCTTTATCGAGCTTTCCCTCTTCAACCCGCGGGTATACGCAGCTTCCTGGCTTTCTCCCTCGCTCGGCGACTTACTTATCAATGCCTTGCTGCTAACGGTTGCGGCAGGCTACGCTTTGGTGCTGTTTCAGAGGTACAGAGTGGGACAATGGCCTGAGCGGGTAACCCAGGTTCATACGCGGGTAATGTTGGGAGCAGTGCTGGTATTCAGCTTTTTTGGGCTGCTAGAACTGTTGTTTGAGTTTTACTCCAATTGCTTCAGCAATTCTCAAATCATTGTTGATGTCACGCAGGATATTTCCGTTTCAGGCTTCAAGGCACTGCTGTGTTTGGCCATTGTGCTGCATACAGGAGCCTATTTGGCCGGCTTCTACGTGTTAGCTCAGTTATTTGAGGCTACTGTACGAATTGAAACGCGGCGTTTTGGGGTAATATCACTGGGCTTAAGTGCGCTGGTAGTGTTGCCTATAGGAATAGCGCTCGGGCAAGTCGATTATGTGCTGCTAGGAATTACAGTGCTGTTCTTCTTTTTCTTGCGGCTTACTAGTCTGCGCAGCGTGGCGGCTATGATACCGTATCAGACCTACCTGTTCTTGTTTCTGATGCTCAGTATCAGCTCGGCCGTGGGAGCGTTGGCCTTGTTCGAGCACTTCGATAGGCAGCTTATGCTTAATAAGCAGACGTTGGCCGGCAACTTGCTTGTAGAAAACGATTTGGAGGGGGAGTTTCTGTTGAACGAGCGAGGCCACGAAATGGCAGCCGACCATCTTTTGCGCACGATGATACTGCGCACTATGCTGCCAGGTCCCGTTGTTAATGCAGAAATGGTGCGCCAGCGAATTGTAAAGCATTACCTGCGCGACTATTTCGACAAGTATGAAATAGCCGTTTCTATTTTCAATCCTGCTGGTAAACCGATAGGAGGGGAGCCAAATTCCGAAACCTTGCCTGAGATGCGCAGCCGTTTGTTGCGCTCTGCTACTCGCACCGATCAGCTGAATCTGTTTCTGGTGCGGGGTAGCAATTCTTTCAGCACTCGGCGTTACGTTGACTTTATAACGGTTCCTACTGCGAAAGGCAGCACTACTGTACTGTTGGAGCTTACCTTGAAAAAGCTGACCACCTACAGTGTGGTACCAGAACTCCTGGTTGATCAGAAGTTCTTCCAGCCAGGTTTAGGAGCTGATTTGAGTTATGCTGGCTATGAAAACGACCAATTGGTATATAGCGAAGGCGATTACGACTATATAAACCGTCTGACACCTGAGCTCTATCAGAATCCGCGTTTGTACCAGACCGGTCTTGTAGTAGGTCGGTTTCACCACTTCGCCTTGCGCGACGAAACGCAGCAGCGTACGGTAGTGGTCACCACCGCCACTTATGGTTTTGCCGATTGGCTATCCAACTTCTCATTCCTGTTCCTGCTCCATGCTTTCTTCGTGCTGGTCTCCAGCGGGTTTTACTTGTTAGGTCAGGGGGCATATCTGGATGTATTTCGCACAAATTTCAGCACTAAGATTCAACTTTTCCTGAACCTTGGAATTATGTTGCCTCTGGTAGTGGTAAGCGTGGCTACCATCAGCCAAGTGAAGAATTCGTATCAGCGCGACCTGCGGCGCACCTACGAGCGGCGCGGGCGGGCCGTGCAAGACAACCTGCTCGAAAATAGCCGGCTATTGGCTGATTCGGCTAGTCGGGCTGACCTCCTGGCTTTGGCCGATAACGTGTCGGCGCTTACTGAAACCGACCTCAACCTCTACGATTCGCATGGTAACCTGCTGGTAAGCAGCCAGCCGATCATTTTCGAGTCGGGGCTGCTGGGGGAACTGATGAATCCGCAGGCAGTGGCCGGATTGAAAGAGCAAGTGAAGCCCCGGGTGTTGCTGGTGGAGCGAGCCGGTTCGCTGTCGTTTAACACGCTGTACTTGCCTCTGCGGGCCGCTGCCGACGCCGACGAGCGCGCTAGTGCCGTGCTAGGCTACGTGGGCATTCCCTTCTTCGACTCCGAGAAAGACCTCGACAACAAACTGGTGGATTTGATTGCCATCATCCTGAACACGTTCACGGTGATGTTTATTCTGTTCCTGGTGCTAGCTTTCGTGGCTTCCCGGGTACTCACCAATCCGCTTAAGCTGCTTACCGAAAAGCTGAAGCAAACCACGCTCACCGGGCAAAACGAAATGCTGGATTATCAGTCCAACGACGAAATTGGACTACTAGTGCGCGAATACAACACTATGCTGCTAAAGCTAGAACAAAGCAAGCAGGAACTGGCCGTGCAAGAAAAGGAAGCGGCGTGGCGTGAAATGGCGCGGCAAGTGGCGCATGAAATCAAGAACCCGCTTACGCCCATGAAGCTGAGCTTGCAGTTCTTGCAGCGCGCTATTCAAGACGACCGACCCAACATCAACGAGCTGCTAGGCAAGGTTTCTCAAACGCTTATCACGCAGATCGATGTTCTGACGGACATTGCAACCTCGTTTTCCAACTTTACCAACCTGCCCGCTATGCGTCCTACGCGGCTAAATGTGGTGCAGGTAGTCCGCCGTTGCGTGGAGTTGCACCAAGGAAGCCGCCCCGATGCCCGCATCACGCTCATAATGCCAGTAGGGGAGGAGCCGGTTATGGTATTTGCCGACGAGAATTTGCTGGTGCGGACATTCAATAATTTGCTCATCAATGCCCTGCAAGCAGTGCCGAAAGAACGAGTGGCAGTTATCGAGGTGTGTCTGCAAATTCAGTTAGAGGGCCGTGTGCGTATTGGTATTCAAGACAACGGAGCCGGTATTTCAGAGTCTGTCCGCGAAAAAATATTCGTTCCTAATTTCACTACAAAAGAGACTGGTTCCGGTATTGGGTTAGCAGTGGTGAAGCGCGGTATTGAAAGTGCTGGCGGCAGCATCTGGTTCGAAACGCAGGAAGGCAGCGGTACCGTTTTCTATATAGAGCTGCCGTTGGCCGGCTAA
- a CDS encoding COX15/CtaA family protein, producing the protein MTQPAFVRRFRFFGILTVVSVYLLILVGGIVRSTGSGMGCPDWPKCFGTWVPPTQVSELPAGYKEIYTAQRVAKNQKLAKTLERLGFKQVASQIFAHPTQFIETDFNATKTWIEYVNRLLGALIGVFIFLTVVLALPYWRRDRVVFWLAFASFLLTGFQGWLGSLVVSTNLLPELVTVHMALALLIVAMLIYAVDRSQQGQGDLVLGQKVLPNKLLPLLWLTTLLTFGQIVLGTQVREQVDVVATAANYLNRVGWIDQLGNIFKIHRSFSLILLVLNVYIGYQLYQTRNAQLQRLVTVTMGLLGLEILAGVTLAYLALPATVQPVHLTVATILFGAQFLTIIRYARQAKTQPQAAYASVVA; encoded by the coding sequence ATGACTCAACCTGCTTTTGTACGCCGCTTTCGGTTTTTTGGCATCCTGACAGTGGTATCTGTGTATCTGCTGATTCTAGTAGGGGGAATTGTTAGAAGTACTGGATCAGGCATGGGGTGCCCCGATTGGCCTAAATGTTTTGGTACATGGGTTCCACCAACGCAAGTGAGTGAACTGCCTGCTGGTTACAAAGAGATATACACTGCACAGCGCGTTGCTAAGAATCAGAAACTGGCTAAAACTTTAGAGCGTCTCGGCTTTAAGCAGGTAGCAAGCCAGATATTCGCGCATCCCACTCAATTTATCGAAACAGATTTCAATGCCACAAAAACTTGGATTGAATATGTAAACCGGTTGCTGGGAGCCTTGATTGGGGTATTCATTTTTTTGACAGTTGTATTGGCACTGCCTTATTGGCGGCGTGACCGAGTTGTGTTTTGGCTGGCTTTTGCCTCCTTTTTGCTCACTGGCTTTCAAGGGTGGTTAGGATCTCTAGTGGTGTCTACTAATCTTCTGCCGGAACTTGTGACGGTGCATATGGCCTTGGCCTTGCTGATTGTAGCCATGCTGATTTATGCTGTTGATCGCTCACAGCAGGGGCAGGGTGATTTGGTGTTAGGGCAGAAAGTTCTTCCTAATAAGCTACTGCCACTCCTTTGGCTGACTACTTTGTTGACCTTTGGGCAGATCGTCCTTGGCACTCAAGTTCGAGAGCAAGTAGATGTAGTAGCCACGGCTGCTAATTATCTAAACCGGGTGGGTTGGATAGATCAGTTGGGCAACATCTTCAAAATACATCGCTCTTTTTCACTGATACTACTTGTGCTCAATGTATACATAGGGTATCAGTTGTACCAAACCCGAAATGCACAGCTACAGCGCTTAGTTACCGTAACAATGGGACTACTTGGACTGGAAATACTAGCGGGAGTTACGTTGGCTTACTTAGCGCTTCCTGCTACCGTACAACCTGTACACCTTACAGTAGCTACTATTTTGTTTGGTGCACAGTTCTTGACAATTATCCGCTATGCTCGCCAAGCTAAAACGCAACCACAGGCCGCTTATGCAAGTGTTGTTGCGTAA
- a CDS encoding cytochrome c oxidase subunit 3, with translation MHSSELEILKDREPAIGTHPLRVLLWLMMVSSTMIFAAYTSAYIVRREEGNWLEFDLPHGLLYTSIIILLSSASIQWAYASARKDELRRVQIGILITFVLGLVFLVGQWNVWGELVRNKIHFGGVDANPSGSFLYVLMGVHAFHLITGLIFLLRVLRKSFNYQVHSRQMLSIGNVTIFWHFLGGLWLYLYLFLLLNH, from the coding sequence ATGCATTCCTCAGAATTAGAGATTCTTAAAGACCGAGAGCCCGCCATTGGAACCCATCCATTGCGTGTGCTACTCTGGCTCATGATGGTAAGCAGCACAATGATATTTGCTGCCTATACTAGCGCCTACATTGTGCGGCGCGAAGAAGGTAACTGGTTGGAGTTTGATCTACCACATGGTCTGCTGTACACCAGCATCATTATTCTTCTAAGCAGTGCCAGCATTCAGTGGGCCTATGCTTCAGCACGCAAAGACGAATTGCGTCGTGTGCAGATAGGTATTCTAATCACTTTTGTACTTGGCCTCGTATTTTTAGTAGGCCAGTGGAATGTGTGGGGCGAACTAGTGCGTAACAAGATTCACTTCGGTGGCGTTGATGCTAATCCGTCGGGCTCATTCCTGTACGTACTGATGGGAGTACACGCTTTTCACTTAATTACCGGGCTGATTTTTTTGCTGCGCGTATTACGCAAAAGCTTTAACTATCAAGTGCATTCGCGGCAGATGCTCTCTATTGGTAACGTGACCATCTTCTGGCACTTCCTCGGCGGGCTTTGGTTGTACTTGTATTTGTTCCTACTTTTGAACCACTAG
- a CDS encoding DUF983 domain-containing protein: protein MAAVDSALLAMVAQRCPRCHHGPLFKYSAWNLRKFDEMYEDCVACGQYYEPEVGFYWGAMYISYGFSTGIVFLTGILLYYLANDPPVWVYITAVAVIVVALTPLLFRYARVVMLYFFAGIRYDSTLISEPPS from the coding sequence ATGGCAGCCGTTGATTCTGCGCTGTTGGCAATGGTGGCCCAAAGGTGCCCACGCTGCCATCACGGGCCGCTGTTCAAGTACTCGGCGTGGAATCTGCGTAAGTTCGATGAGATGTATGAAGACTGCGTAGCTTGTGGTCAGTATTACGAGCCAGAGGTAGGGTTTTACTGGGGCGCCATGTACATCAGCTATGGCTTCTCTACGGGTATAGTCTTTCTTACAGGCATACTCTTATACTATTTAGCCAATGACCCGCCAGTGTGGGTGTATATCACAGCGGTGGCTGTTATTGTGGTGGCGTTGACACCGTTGCTCTTCCGCTACGCACGGGTGGTGATGCTTTATTTCTTCGCCGGTATCCGCTACGATTCAACTCTGATAAGTGAGCCACCTTCATAG
- a CDS encoding SCO family protein, which translates to MLLVPVLAFVFLYTFGANRYALPTFLPDRVDSTLVEGKWRRDTVFHRVADFQLASQSGRSISQKDLGDGLYIANFFYSTCPGACPQMNSQMARIQEKFRHEPRVKLVSYTVDPAHDSVAALGRYAEQFGAIAGKWFFLTGDKSAIYRLVTEEFRLPAPSGVAPGIVHSQNLYLVDRDKRVRGIYDGTKAKDVDRLMTEINVLLYTYDHNQ; encoded by the coding sequence ATGTTATTGGTCCCAGTACTGGCTTTCGTGTTTCTCTACACGTTCGGAGCCAACCGTTACGCGCTGCCCACTTTCTTGCCTGACCGAGTTGATTCGACGTTGGTAGAGGGAAAGTGGCGGCGCGATACTGTTTTTCATAGGGTAGCTGATTTTCAATTGGCCTCGCAATCTGGTCGCTCGATTTCGCAGAAGGATTTAGGCGATGGCTTGTATATAGCTAATTTTTTTTACAGCACTTGCCCTGGCGCCTGTCCTCAAATGAACAGCCAAATGGCGCGGATACAAGAGAAATTTCGGCACGAACCGCGCGTAAAATTGGTTTCCTATACGGTGGACCCTGCTCACGATTCGGTGGCGGCTTTGGGGCGTTATGCCGAACAATTTGGTGCTATTGCCGGGAAGTGGTTTTTTCTCACTGGTGACAAATCGGCTATTTACCGGTTAGTTACCGAGGAGTTTCGGCTGCCTGCTCCTAGTGGTGTGGCTCCAGGTATCGTGCACAGCCAAAACTTGTACCTCGTAGACCGTGATAAGCGCGTGCGCGGCATTTACGATGGTACTAAGGCCAAAGATGTGGACCGCCTCATGACGGAAATCAACGTGCTGCTCTACACTTATGACCACAATCAGTAA
- a CDS encoding DUF420 domain-containing protein: MTTISKPALEPGDYTKYKVTLGILAAAVPLVVAVLYYFPETFRIPGAQVKFLPALNAVLNSLTAICLVVGYMFIRNKQVLQHRAMMGTAFLISSLFLISYVIYHSQEASTKFGGEGAIRYVYFFLLLTHITLAIVTVGLVLFTLYFALTQQFEKHRRIARWTFPVWLYVSVTGVIVYFMISPYYT; encoded by the coding sequence ATGACCACAATCAGTAAGCCGGCTCTCGAACCCGGCGACTACACCAAGTACAAAGTAACCTTAGGCATATTGGCCGCGGCCGTGCCGCTAGTAGTAGCCGTACTTTACTACTTCCCCGAAACCTTCCGGATACCCGGGGCACAAGTGAAATTTTTACCTGCTCTGAACGCAGTGCTCAATTCGCTGACTGCAATCTGCTTGGTAGTCGGCTATATGTTCATCCGCAACAAGCAAGTGTTGCAGCACCGTGCTATGATGGGTACGGCCTTTCTGATTAGCTCTCTTTTTCTAATTTCCTATGTGATATATCACTCACAGGAGGCCAGCACCAAGTTTGGCGGGGAGGGGGCTATTCGGTACGTGTATTTCTTTTTGTTGCTTACTCATATCACGCTGGCTATTGTCACGGTGGGCTTGGTGCTATTTACACTCTATTTTGCCCTCACACAGCAATTCGAGAAGCACCGTCGCATTGCTCGCTGGACATTCCCGGTGTGGCTGTACGTATCAGTTACAGGCGTTATCGTGTATTTCATGATTTCGCCGTACTACACCTAG
- a CDS encoding cytochrome C oxidase subunit IV family protein, with product MANHANTEPVPAGEIPKPNVAWIWKTFFVLVGITALEFVFVFLMNPSTLRNSIFIILTIFKAFFIVAEFMHLKHEVKALIWTVLIPMALLIWLLIALVSEGTYSGQAIQNAFN from the coding sequence ATGGCTAATCACGCAAACACCGAACCGGTACCAGCTGGGGAGATTCCAAAGCCAAATGTAGCTTGGATCTGGAAGACCTTTTTTGTCTTGGTAGGTATCACGGCGCTGGAGTTCGTATTCGTATTCTTGATGAATCCGAGCACACTTCGCAACTCTATTTTCATTATTCTGACCATTTTCAAGGCCTTCTTCATCGTGGCTGAGTTCATGCACTTGAAGCATGAAGTGAAAGCGCTTATTTGGACTGTTCTTATCCCAATGGCGCTTCTCATTTGGTTGCTGATTGCTCTGGTTTCTGAAGGAACATACAGCGGCCAAGCCATCCAGAACGCCTTCAACTAA
- a CDS encoding cytochrome c oxidase subunit 3 → MSTTITTQPQTTASSATDRPRSGNWDGGNEPFKASYGKLMMWFFLLSDAFTFAAFLTTYGLIRHRYPAFDAAAGKAFKFSTAYWPVPDQVFNAFPGMHGTELPLAFVALMTMILIFSSVTMVLAVEAGHRMDKQDVQKWLLWTILFGATFLGSQAWEWSHFIGGHEEGTLMADGSVFHGANLAQNQYGPVLFADLFFFITGFHGTHVFSGVCLLVYCFIATTNDTFHNRGHYEMVEKVGLYWHFVDLVWVFVFTFFYLV, encoded by the coding sequence ATGTCCACCACTATCACGACGCAGCCCCAAACCACTGCCTCCTCCGCCACTGATCGGCCTCGGAGCGGCAACTGGGACGGTGGCAACGAACCCTTTAAAGCTAGCTATGGCAAGCTAATGATGTGGTTCTTTCTGCTGTCGGACGCTTTCACGTTCGCTGCTTTTCTGACCACGTACGGCCTGATTCGCCATCGTTACCCTGCTTTCGACGCTGCCGCTGGTAAAGCATTCAAGTTCTCGACGGCTTACTGGCCTGTTCCAGATCAAGTGTTCAATGCCTTCCCTGGCATGCACGGAACAGAGTTGCCGTTGGCGTTTGTGGCTTTAATGACCATGATTCTGATCTTCAGCTCCGTGACGATGGTATTGGCTGTAGAAGCCGGTCACCGCATGGACAAGCAGGATGTGCAGAAGTGGTTGCTGTGGACTATTCTTTTTGGCGCAACTTTCCTTGGTTCTCAGGCTTGGGAGTGGAGCCACTTCATCGGTGGACATGAGGAGGGCACGCTGATGGCTGATGGATCTGTGTTTCATGGAGCCAACCTAGCGCAGAATCAGTATGGTCCGGTGCTATTCGCTGATCTGTTCTTCTTCATTACGGGTTTCCACGGTACGCACGTATTCTCAGGGGTTTGCCTTTTGGTTTACTGCTTCATCGCTACCACAAACGATACCTTTCACAATCGTGGGCACTACGAAATGGTTGAGAAAGTAGGCCTCTACTGGCACTTTGTAGACCTCGTATGGGTGTTTGTTTTCACCTTCTTCTACCTCGTTTAA
- the cyoE gene encoding heme o synthase: protein MTKARAYFQLIKFRLALTVAFSSAIGYLLGVQAFDWGKALLVMVGGLAVTGAANTINQIYEIDLDKLMKRTAKRPLPQGVLSVTEAWVFTVIMGVVGLGILTYYFNPLAAALSLISLILYGFIYTPLKTISPICVAVGAIPGGMPPLIGYVAATGILGPEAWVLFGIQFMWQFPHFWAIAWVLDDDYKAAGFKMLPSPGQKDLRTAFQIMTYTLLLIPLSLLPLQFNMAGKTSALIAVLCGVLFLMQTLYLMRTCTKKAAMRIMFGSFLYLPIVQIALVLDKM from the coding sequence ATGACCAAAGCCAGGGCATATTTTCAGTTAATAAAATTCCGGTTGGCGCTGACGGTAGCTTTTTCAAGCGCCATCGGGTACCTGCTCGGAGTCCAAGCTTTCGATTGGGGTAAAGCACTGCTTGTAATGGTAGGTGGGCTGGCCGTAACGGGAGCAGCTAATACTATCAATCAGATTTACGAGATAGATCTCGATAAACTGATGAAGCGAACAGCTAAACGCCCTTTGCCACAAGGTGTCCTAAGTGTCACTGAGGCGTGGGTATTTACGGTAATAATGGGTGTAGTGGGGCTAGGCATATTAACCTATTACTTTAACCCATTAGCAGCGGCGCTGTCATTGATTTCGCTCATACTCTATGGCTTCATTTACACCCCTCTAAAGACCATTTCGCCGATTTGTGTGGCAGTGGGAGCTATTCCGGGAGGTATGCCGCCTCTTATCGGCTACGTAGCCGCCACCGGCATCTTAGGGCCTGAAGCGTGGGTGTTGTTTGGTATTCAATTCATGTGGCAGTTTCCTCACTTTTGGGCTATTGCTTGGGTGCTTGATGACGATTACAAAGCCGCTGGATTTAAGATGCTCCCATCTCCGGGCCAAAAGGACCTACGCACTGCTTTCCAGATCATGACCTATACGTTGCTGCTTATTCCACTAAGCTTGCTGCCTCTGCAATTTAACATGGCAGGTAAAACGTCAGCTTTGATTGCTGTTCTTTGTGGGGTATTGTTCTTGATGCAGACGCTTTACTTGATGCGTACTTGCACTAAAAAGGCAGCTATGCGGATCATGTTTGGTTCTTTTTTATATCTGCCCATCGTGCAAATCGCGCTGGTTCTTGACAAGATGTAA